A region from the Lolium perenne isolate Kyuss_39 chromosome 4, Kyuss_2.0, whole genome shotgun sequence genome encodes:
- the LOC127319645 gene encoding citrate-binding protein-like has translation MAPHTLSWICVSFLVLLASSSCIASRGARAPKTADPTKGFKAVSLDESNFELQRPYDEASGSRYSFDGTVRKLWVLSSDMPHTRQSHTSPRTKIRMAGYDYNSGVWQFEGHGYVPAGTSGVSIMQVFGGSETATTLMLHVIDGALRYYDRQLVEDNIYNRWFKLNVVHDVEASMLTVFIDGKEKLHVSGRGGELHYFKFGVYAHNHDSSFMESRWKGVRILNKD, from the exons ATGGCTCCTCACACTTTGTCTTGGATTTGTGTGTCTTTCCTTGTCTTGTTGGCGTCTTCATCATGCATTGCATCGAGGGGAGCACGGGCGCCAAAAACCGCCGACCCGACAAAGGGGTTTAAAGCAGTGAGTCTCGATGAGAGTAATTTTGAGCTTCAGCGCCCGTATGACGAGGCGAGTGGATCACGGTATAGCTTTGATGGCACCGTGCGGAAGCTATGGGTGCTCTCCTCCGACATGCCCCACACCCGCCAAAGCCACACCAGCCCAAGAACAAAGATCAGGATGGCA GGTTACGACTACAACTCGGGCGTGTGGCAGTTCGAGGGCCATGGCTACGTTCCCGCAGGCACATCAGGTGTGTCCATCATGCAGGTGTTTGGAGGCAGTGAGACAGCAACCACGCTCATGCTGCACGTTATAGATGGTGCACTGCGCTACTATGACAGGCAGCTTGTCGAGGACAACATCTACAACCGTTGGTTTAAGCTGAATGTTGTCCATGACGTTGAAGCGTCTATGCTCACCGTGTTCATTGATGGCAAGGAGAAGCTGCATGTGTCTGGCCGCGGTGGTGAGTTGCACTACTTCAAGTTTGGAGTGTACGCCCATAACCATGACTCCAGCTTCATGGAATCCCGCTGGAAGGGTGTTAGGATCCTCAATAAAGATTAG